The region ACTCTACCGGTGCCATTGGTCGTGCGGTCCACAGCTTCGTCGTGGATGACCACCAAGTGTTTGTCGCTTGTTTGGTAGACATCCAACTCAAGCGACAGACCCAACTCGATGGCTGCCGCAAAGCCGGGCAAGGTGTTTTCAGGCGCGTGCCGGACCAAACCACGGTGAGCGAGCAAGATTGGATCCGCGTTCGACTCGTTCGCCGCTGGCTCCGAGGCACCGACCACGCCCGAAAGCCTCCGCATGTTGAACGACATAATTTATCTCCTATCACATTTTTAGTTTCGCCCATGTCGTTGTTACCTTACCACCTGCTTCAACAGCGGCAAATTCTTCAACATGGAACAGCAAATTCTCCATGAAAAGCTTTGCCATGTCTTTCGTGTTGGCATCGTTGCCTGCGATATGGTATTTATCAGGCGCAATTGCCATCATTAAGAATTTACCTTGTCCGAATTCTGCTTCCATAATGGCAGGTCGTCCCCCACTTTCCATCAACACGTCAAATCCCTTTTGAGAACCGATGACTTCCCAAACAGTAGGCCAGCCTTGATGTCCCCAGCCTTCAAATGTTTTCTCAGTTATACGATTTGGTGCGTTAAACAGCGGATGGTCCGCTGCCAGTATTTTAACGTCTGGAAGGTCCGCGTCAGTCCGAACACAACTCAGTCCAGGCGGCAGCCAATCCACATTTGCTTCGTTCTGATCAGCTTGGGTCGGTTCCCAGACGACACCCCCATTTTCGACGAAATCCTGAATCGTTTTTGCATTCTTGTCGAGGCTTTGGTGAAGTTCAGCATTGTTGGTCACCATACTACCGATTAAGAAAGTTCTATTTTCCGCTTTGAAAGGTAAATTCCCACCTTCGATCGACTTTGTCAAATCATCGTACTCAACTTTGAATTCATCCAGTGTCTGACGCAACGCGTCAACCTGTGTCCATTGGTCAGCAAAATCAACAAGGGCAATTTGAGCGGCTTTTACAGCCGTTACGCTCAAAACGAGATTCAAAATACAGAGCCATGCAAACAAACGGAGGAACATAAGTTAATCTCCTTTAGCATATTCCCGTTAAACCCCCTGCCTTTAGGTAGGGGATGTAGACGGCGAAAAACCTGACAGAAAAATAAACCTTATTCACAGTAATACGTCTCACTTCATAGTGTTCGGCATAGGTTGTGATTGATGTGTCGTCGGAACGCTCGTCAATGAGTCCAATCACGTAAAAGCCTCACACGCCTCTATATTGACAAAGCCTTTCACGGTATCCGTTGCATGTATAGGGTCGCAGGGGTAAAATCCGCACCCGTTGAAAATCACATGTCAAAGTCAAATAGGTTGACCCTTCGGGGTCACATAGCAGGCTCGGCTGCTATTGTGGAGACGGAATAAGACGGTAGACCTTCGGGAACACCGCACTGTCTACGAAGCACAAGCCCCAACCTTCAGGTTGTGGGTACCGTTGACTTAGGCAACACCCTCAAAAAACAAAACGTGTTCTTGAATCACGTACTATTTGGTTTTGTACAGAGGGCATACACATAAGGTGATGTCAACTGCTGATTCGGCACGCGAATCACCGCCAATAGATTTCCAATAACAATATCTGTTAAGTTAACACATTTACAAAGCACTTCGTGACCCCATTTACCAATAACTGCTCGCCAGGGTGAATAATCGACAACACTCAACTTCAAAGGACCACCCGTATATCCATACTCAGTGACGTGAAATCCAGTGTCTTGTAATACCGCAGCAAGACCCACCGGTGGAATTACTTTGTGGGTTGCAAGGAGTTTCGGACTCGCAACGCGGGCTATGGGTGTATACATGCCACGCAAATTCGGCGTTATTGTAAGCATTGTGCCACCCGGTTTCAGAAGATTGTACATCTCTTCCAAAATTGCTTTCGGTGTGCTGAAATGTTCTATTAACCCCATTGAGTAAACAAAATCAAATACTGTCTGCTGCTCTTTGGCAAAATCAAACAGATCTTCGCAGATGATTGTGCCTTTCGCTCCTGCAAGCGCAAGGTTGCGTTCGGCGAGTTGACACCCCAATTCTGAAAAGTCAACCCCATAGCAAGTGCTTTCATAGTTGCGGGCAAGATACGGAAGCCACAATGAATCGGCGCAGCCCAACTCAATCAGGGTCGGTTCTTTAAAACCCGCAAGCGCACGGTGAAACAATTCAGCGAGTTGTCGATTCGCCACATAAGCCCAGCGCAGGTGCCGTACTTTATGCTGTTGCCCATCCCAGAGCGTTGTCCAATAGGATTCATCTGTCAAGGGTGTAACGTGTGAATCCATACTAACTGTCCTCCGATAGAACCGCACCGTGTTCCAAAATAGGGCAGAGGTCGCAGAGCCAATCAGCACAGTAGTTCTTGTAAAGACGAATAACCCCTTGCTCAATTTTTGCTGTCGGTTTTAAGTGACGCAGCTGCTGCGTTTCCGTGAAAATCTGTTCATTAATTTGACTGATAATCTTATTTCCGGTTGACTTCGGAGAGGCACTATAGAGTCTTAATATTGCGTCTTGGAGTTTCTGACTTTCTGCTTCAACTGCCCAAATATAAATAACCGGTAGTATCTTGTTGACAATAATATCTACCGCTCTCGCATTTCCAATCAAGGCTTCTTTCCGAGGGTTGTTTATTCCGAAACTAAAATGTGTTTCCCAGTAGCCCGTCGGTTCAAGTGTTAACAGCGTACGGAGTTCTTTTCCGATCTTTTGCAGGGACCGCGGGCCTTCCAGATGGATGGTTTTTTCACACGTGGGTAGAAAATACATCATGAGGCTACCTTGGCAGCGGTGAATTAACTGACCCACCGCGGCGATACGCCGGACAGGGTGATTAACAGGTCTACTTGTGAAACTCCAACGTGCATCCGTCATGCGTTGCGGAAGTTCAGCATATTCTGAAGCATACCACGATTTTTCTAATGCCACAATGCTTGGGTCACTTGTTACCTCAATTGGTAACGGTTTCTCCCGTTGTGATGGCAAAAGTCCAGCGACTCCGAAGAGAGTAGCCTGAATCTCTAACTCGGATTTCTCATCGAGATCTGTGAAAGGAACGTGCTGCGCTAACTCACGCATCGCCTTGTTATTGCGGGCATACCCCAGTGCTTCCATAATACCTTCGTAGAGGAGTTGTTCAAATTCAAGCCGCGTTCTTAGCAGACGCATTGATTCTACTTTTTCTAAGAAGCGTTCACGTCCTAACGATTCAAAAACGCCTTTCAGCACCTCCATGTTCAGCGGTTTCCCCGTAACTCGGCAGATGCCATCTTCTGAAGCCGCCTCTTGAGCATTGTTATATAGGTCACCGATGTCCGCATTAACCCATTTCAGGAATTCTAAGGTTGGGATGCGTTTGCCATTCTGAAGCCGCGTCCGCAGGTTGATGTCATCGTCAAAATACACAGCATGGAGGATAACGCGATTGTATCTGGAATTAAGGTGATGCTTATGGTCATACCACTCCGAAGATTGGACATGGATTTCAACATCGCCGATTTGGAGTTTGCCGTCAATTTCAATCTCGGCGTGCATAAAATCAGGTCCTTCGTTATGGTTCCAGATGCCCGGTTTTAGCACACGGATCGTACGTCTATCAATCGCCTGCATGTTGGTGTCAAAGAAACGCTGCTCATTCCACAGTTTCTGAACAAACGCCTCGTCTATTTTATCCAGATCTGGCTTGTAAGTCTCATCGAGTTCCCTGAACTGTTTAAAGGTGTGTTCAACTTTTTCTGCATCATTCATGGATATTTCCGTGTGTTTCGACTTATTTTGCTCCCTGAATTTCGTTCAGTAGTGCCTGTGTTGCGACATCGGGTTCAGGATGCGCGCAAACAGCGGAGATCACAGCAATACCGTGTGCCCCCGTCCGAATGACATCACCGGCGGTTTCGACCCCGATGCCACCAATGGCGATAACTGGACATGCCGCGATGTCGCACATCCGACGGAGGCGTTCTAATCCCTTAGCCGTCTCCGCGTCCGGTTTTGAAGTCGTGCCGTAGATAGGACCGAACCCGATGTAATCAGCACCTTCCGTAATCGCTTCGAGAATCTTCTCTTCGGTTCGGGCAGATGCCCCGATGATGGCTTTCGTGGGTAAAATCCGTCTCCCGATAGAGACATGCATATCGTCTTGTCCAAAATGTGCACCTGCTGCACCGATAGCCAGCGCGATATCTGCTCTATCATTGACAATCAACGGGACTTTGTGCGTCTCGCATACCTTCTGCATCGCTTGTGCTGTTGCTACCAATTCACGGGTCGTTCCCTGTTTTTGCCGAAATTGTACTGTATCGGCACCGCCTTGAATTGCTAATTCCGCTAGTTCAACGTGTGTGAACCGCGATTGCAGCGTCGTATCTGTGATAACGTGAAGAACACCGATATTTTTCATTTGGCATACTACCCAAGATGTGATAGATTATAGATAGCGGTCAGCAGTCAGGTCACTTCGCTTTCGGCTTTCAGTAAAGAGGTTTTCGTTATAACAGCAGCCTCTTGTTACTGATTGCTGATTGCTGATTGCTAATTTAGTATAGCACATAAGGAGACACTTTGTGAATAATTTGTTATTCCAATCTGGAGATAAAGTACTTTTTATTGGGGATAGTATTACAGATTGTGGTCGACGAGACGCACACGCACCGCTGGGACACGGCTATGTCCGCAAAGTAACGGAACTCATCACCGCGAAATACCCGGAACGTCTCATCACTTATGTCAATAAAGGCATTGGTGGTGATATTGTTGAAGGTTTAGAGCGTCGATGGGATGCTGATGTGATTGCGGAGGAACCTGATTGGCTTTCGGTGAAAATCGGTATCAACAACGCCAGTCGGCAGCATGGAGAGGGTATTTCTACGGAAGACTATCTGCCTATTTGGGAGGCTTGCTACCGTCGGATTCTCACACGCGCAAAAAACGAATTAAATGCCTCGCTCTTTCTATTTGAAATTTTCTATATTGAAGAAGATGTTGACATGCCACGTCCGTTGGCTGTAGATGCTTACAACGAGAGCATTCACAGGCTTGCTGAGGAATTTGGGGCGCGGTTGATCCCCACGAATGCTGCTTTTGATCTTGCTGTTGCTGCCCGTCCCGGCGCGCTCTGGACAACCCAAGACGGCGTTCATCCGAATGCCGAGGGACATACCTTGATGGCACTGGAATTCCTCAAACAAGCGGTGTGGTAAACGGTCTGAGCAGATGCTGTTTGATGAGGTTACGGCAAAACTCCGTCAGCCTGACGTTTTAAGATTTCAATGAATTCCTGTTCGCGTTGTTCGTTATATTCGGAGGCAAGTCGCCGAGCGTCGGTTCGGTTGCCCCAGTAGAAGTGCCATCCAACCAAAGAGATACCTGCACAATCGACATATCGCCGTTCACGAACGGCATCTGCCGCGAGATAGATGAATGTGCCTGTCACTGCCGCTGCGAAGATTCCCTCTTTGACGCTCCCTACATACAACTGACCACTTCCGGGAATAATTGTAGAGAGCCATCCTGCCATTTCGGGTGATTTCAGGGATAGTGGTGTTTCATTGAGAACGGTGTCTGCTAATTGACGCGCTTTTTTTCTTTCAGGGCGATTGTTCTCAGACGCGTCCGCGCGGCGAAATTCCGTGATTGCCTTGTTCCAATCGGACGTGTGAACGTAGCACCACCCCCGCAAATAGTGTGCTGCTGCTATGACTTCTACATCTTTACTTCTGTTCAGGAGTTCAAAGAGCATTGTTCGTGCGAGTGCGTATTTCTCTGCATCGAAATGGAGCTGCCCAAGCATCAACTGACTCCGAAACCGCAGCGGCGAATTCGGGTGAGTGGCTGAAAATTCTCGAAAGCGGCGTTCAGCGAGTTCAGGAAGGTTTTGATGGTAATAACTCTCGGCAATCCGATAGTCCGCTACGTCTCTGAGTTGAGTGTCTGGCTGATCAAACAGGAACCGTTTATACGCACGTCTTGCCGCTTGATAATCGCCTGATTCAAAAAGCTGCTCTGCATAACGATACTGCTGACTTTCCGCGTAAGAGGCTCCACTAATTGTGAAGACTATGAGTGAGAGTAAACAAGACGCTGTTGACATGTCAGAACCTGGCGTGCCACACTGTGAGTTTAACGTTGTCTTTTGGCATTGATATTGCCCCAAATAATCCCGAGTCTCTGATTTCCTGTTGGATTTGATTCCGAAAACGTTCTTCGTGCTGCAGATTGAATGTCTCTGCTGCTTGGATACCCTGATAGATGTTATTTCCGTAAAGGAGTAAACCGAGGGCTGCTACGGGGATAGCGACTTCATAGCGTTCTTTTCTGGCATAATAGACGCTCGCGCTGCCTAACACTGCCACACTCATAAAGGTATAGAACCCATCTACACGCCTCCCACTGTAAACCTGTCCACTTCCCGGCACCAACGCTGAGAGTACACCCGCAACTGTCGGAGAACGACGGGGCAGAACATCAACGTTTTCTACGATACCTGCTAACTTTGCACTTACTTCAGCAAAACGACTTTCTGGATAGGTTAAAAAGACATCGTTCCATATCCCACTTGCCGCTGCCCATTCTTTTCTATCTATATGGAGCATTCCGATTGTAAAGTGCGCGAGCGGTGCTAAATCGCTGCTCTTGTGTTTGGCAAGAAAATTTTCGAGTGAAGCAATCCCACGTTCTTTATCACCTAAGAGGATATGGCATTGAGCAATGTTGTTTGTGGAACGTTCAACAAGTGGACTGTCCGGGTAGGTGTCAATCAGAAACTGATAGGCGCGAATTGCCTTCTCCAATTGTCCAGCATTCTGATATGATGCGGCAACACGGAAGGCTATAAAGTCGATATGTGTGGTATCGGGGTGTAGAAAGAGGATCCGTTTATACTCATGTGCGGCGTTTAGGTAGTCGCCTTCTTGGAAAAGCGAATCTGCAAAGTCGAACGCCGATGCTGAGGCACGCATTGGCAGGACGCATAGGAAAATTAAAGCGGAAACGGAAAGGAAAATTTTCATTTGGAATCGAGCTGTTTTTGTACATGCTGTTTACTAACTGCCCAAACGCGATTACCAACATCAAGGAGTTGTGGAGCAAAACGAGAGTTCGCAATTTCCTTTTTGAAACCGTCACCCGCATAGGTATTGAGAAGAATGAGCGCGAAGGCGATTAAAAGTCCGCCTGAAGCAATACCGAAGCAGAGACCGAGCAGACGGTTTAACCAACCCAAAACTCCCTTCTCAATAATTCGCTGGATGCGTTCAAAGAGCGTGTCAACTATAATAGAGGTAATGATAATCAGAGCAACAATGCTCCCCCATTTCGCGAAGGTCGGATTTTCTATGAATTTTTGAATGAATCTTGCGAGGGAGGGCCAAAATTGACAGGCAGTCGCGAAACCTGTCCCGAGGGCGAATATCCCCCAAACACTTCGAGTAAAACCTGCACGGTAACAACTCAATCCGGCTAATGCGACAAGAATAAGGATACCTATATCTAATTTCGTCATCGTTTGTATGTTGTGGTATGGGAAGTTTGGAAGTTATTCCTCAGCACGCACCTGCTAACGGTATTTCTGCCAGAGTTCGCTCAAACACCTTTTCGACTGCGTCTTTTGTCTGAATGCCGTTCCTGAGTTCATAGAGGAGTTCGCGAATTTTTGGGAAACCGAATTGCTGAATGAGAAAATCAGCTATCGCTGCGGATTGGATATAGGCTAATTTCCGGGATTTCGTAGGCAGTTCGCTAAACGATTCGCTTAAGGTAGAGAAAGAGAGAAGCCCCTTTTTCTCGGTCGCGTGTTCTAATGCAAATCGTTCAGATTGGAACATTGGACGTGCGAGGTTTTGTGCAAGTCCTTCGTTAAGCCACATCGGGCAGTGTCCTTGCGTCAAGTGATGCACTAACAGATGGACCCACTCGTGTCGGAGGAGCGCATATAGGATACTCAGTACAGGTTCACCAGCCGCACAGTATGCCAAGTGAATGCCGCCGTCATAATACCCGCTCGCCCATTTCGGGAGAGAACGTTCTGACACTGTCATACCGTTTGTGTTTGTAATTGAGATGGGGACTTGGGCGATGGGGTAGCCCCCCAACATCTCGCCGATTTCTGCCCGGGTTTGATGGATGAGACGGTAGATATTCCACACCGTCTGGGGTTTCATTGGTGAATGACAGGTGAGATCGAAAAATTCAGAATTTACGACCCATTGAGGGGATGTTGTAGGGTCCTCTTGCAAGCGTTCGAGAAATTCTTGGGGCGGTGGTTCCCGAAAGTCATCCGCACAAATCAGTGTGTCATAACACGCTTTCTCATCAAGGATACGTGCTTTCCGGCGAAGAGTTGTCGGTGAATCCGGGCATAATCGCAGCGCGATGTCAAGGCATGCCAACGCCTTATCCCACTGACCGACCATCTCGTATGCTTTCGCAAGGTCTGCATAGATGTAGTGGTGCTGTGCTGCTCCTAATTTCAAGCCAGCGAGGTAGTGTTGGATGGCTTCAACGTAGCACGCTTGTCCGTAGCTGAGCGTAGCTTGCTGAAAATGCAATAATGCCAGCGAACTGGTCTGATTTAAGTACACTGCCTCTATAAGGAATGGAAGTGCATTGAAGTGTGCGTCCCCAATGCACAGCACAATCCTTCTCCTACGCGACTCTGAATATTAATTTGTTTATTTGATGTTGACGACTTTAAAACTGACTTTTCCACATTTTAGCGTAGCCCCAGGTTGAACACGCGTCTGTGTCTCAACGCGTTCATCGTCAACATAAGTTGTCTCGGAACTTCCTAAATCTGTGACGTACACATCTTCATCTTTCTGTTCAAATCGGATGTGTAAACGGGAAAGCGTTTGGATTGTGTCGTAACGTTTCAATTCCTCTGAAGGTGCGGTCGGCTGCTCAGTGTCCCATTGCTCTATTGTGTCGGTGTTCGGTAGAGACGCGTGAATCTGCATAATTTCAGTGGTCTCACTACCCATACCGTGCGGACTATAGCCGAGTTGCGGCTCCAGTCCGTCAGCAGAAACGGTTTCTGGTGCGTCCCCTCGAATTTCCGCCATCACGCGGGCTCTCACCCGTTCTTCTGATCCAGGTCGCGGCATAATATTTTCTCGCTCTTCAAAGCGATAGTGTGCAAAGTCGACCAACTGTTTCAATGGTCGGAACGCCGGTGAACTGTTGAATTCCTTCAGAAGCCGTTTCTGTTTACGTGATAGCCTTTCGTTTTTTAGCCAACGCGTGTAGGCTTCCAACATCTCTGCTTTTTTTAATTCATCTGCTGAGATATCAAACCTCCGCGATTTCCTCCAAAAGCGCATAACAGTTAATCCTCCAATTTAATATATCCATTGGATACCTTTAGCAATCAAAATTTTCCGCAATTCTTCTGTACACCGAAAAATCCAGATTTTCACAGTGCCGTCTTTCCGGTTCAGAATGCGGGCGATTTCTGCAATACTATAACCTTCCAAGTGTCGCAGCATCCATGCAATACGATGGTTGGGTTTCGTTACCTGTTCAAGGGCACCCTCCAAGATTCTTTGTGCTTCCGCGGCTTCAAATTCTTGGTCGGGTCCCGGACGCGGGTCCTCGTATTGACTCAGGGGCTGTTCATCCTCATCGGGTAAACCGCTGAGCGGACGTTCTCGGATCCGATCTCGTTTCCGTATCGCATCAATAATCGTATTTCGGGCCACCGTATTTAGCCATGCTTGAAAACTGCCCTGCTCTGTGTTCCATTTGCCCAGTTTTTGCCAGACCTTGATAAACACATCTGAGGCTACCTCTTCCGCATCTTGGTAGTTCCCAAGCATCCGGTGGGCTTTATTATACACCCACTTATAGTGCTTGTCGAACAATTGCCTAAACGCAGCATCATTACCCGCTTTCGCTTGCGTCGCGAGATAGGTATCTTCGACAGCAGATAAGTCGTTAGTTGTTTGGCGCGCCATTATTATCTGCTCCTTTACCTATTAAAGACCTTATAGCAGGCTAAATGATATAACGTAGATGTACCCAATTGCGTTTCAAAATATCGAAAAAAAATTAAGGAAAATGGCACGCTGTGGAGAATTAACGCGCAATAAACATCTGAAAAAAAATAAACATCACAAGAAAAAAGTTATTCTAATTTTACTCTATTTTGGCACGATATGTCAAGAAAAAAACAAGTTTTGTCTGATTCTCGCTATTTTTGGTGTCTTTAAGGCGGAATTGCTATGCGGAGTGGGCTTGAAACCCTGAAGATTTTAAGTCAGAGAGTATTTCATCCAATACCACTGTGGCATAACCACCTGCGGGGAGTGTAAAGTTAAGACGGATGTCAGTATTGTCAACGCTTGAAACTTCATGGCAGTGCATCTGCATCCGCAGTGGTCGGCGTGTACCCGGTAACCGGATACCCATGACCTTGCGAAATGCTTCAAAACGGATTCCTTCATCGACAAGAATTGAGGTCTCCAGTGCTAACACATCGTCAGCTGGTAGGCGCATCTTATATCCGAAGATCGGTCCTGACGGACTGATTTCAAGGGCGTCCGCACGCCGCTGTTCAGTGTTTGCGTCTGTAACGAGAAAGAACGCGCCATTGTCGTGTTTTACCGCAAGATCGCCATCAAGGAGTTTCCCTAAATGCGGTGAGCGTTTCTCCAGTAGGCGGTTGAACAGATACGCCTGATACGCCGACATAAATAGTTTCCGAAGTCGATGCGGAATGCATATTACTGCTTTCTCGGCAGATTTCCTCGCTAATTCCCGTCGCATGCGTCGGGCGACACCGTTAACCTGTGGTGTATCATCTGTGAGCATGTAACGAACAACCGTTTCCCATTCCGATTTTATGAGTGCTTTGCCAATCAGATGTGAATCGTTTTTGTTTCCAAATCTCTGCGCGCCGAACCGATTTGGCGCACCCCCAGTCGCGAGTCGTTCCATGACCGTTTTAATTGCTGAGAGATGGTCTTGTGCTAAATCGCGGACTGTAATCTGAAAACGATTGCCACGCAGGTGTCCGACTCTCAATTTATGTCTGTGCCGTTCTGCCCATAAAACTTCAATAGCAGGCTGCTCAATCTTCAAAACCCGTTCTGGTGGGACTCCTTCCACAGATAATGTCTGGGTCGTGACCGCATTCTTATCTTTCAATCCAGCGTAACCGAAATCTCGCGAAGGTACGTGTAGCTCTCGCGCGATGCGGTTGATTGCCTCTAATGTACTCATGTTCCGTTTTTGAATGGCGAAGAGGGTGTGTGTCCCTTCACGCGAGGGGTCATAAAGCGGAAGTTCTTCAACAATGAAATCTTCTGGTGCTATTTTGAACATTTTGTTTGCTTTCCGTAGGGTTGTTATTAAATTTTTATCTTTCTATACAAGATTATTGCGTTTGTGGAATATGTTCTTTTTTTATTTTAGGGACGATCACCTTGTTTGTCAACTCGTGAAGATAGCAAATTGTTTGCCATCTACAATGAATTGTGATATACTTAATACCGACATATCTACAAAAAGGAGGGAAGAATGGCTTACGTAATTTGTGAACCGTGCGTTGACGTGATGGATACTGCATGTGTTGACGTATGCCCGGTTGATTGTATACATACCACAGATGGCGAAACGCAGCTTTATATCAATCCGGATGAATGTATTGACTGCGCTGCGTGTGAACCTGCATGTCCTGTTGATGCCATCTTCATGGAAAGTGATGTGCCAGCCGAGTGGCAACCGTATACTGAGATAAACAGTAAATTTTTCGAGACATTTGTTAAACCCGAAACTGCGGACACCGCAGACGGTGAAGCAGGAGCGACTGGGAGAGGAAAGGAACAGGGCATCCCCGAAGAATTCGCACAAGTGCCGGAGGTTCCGGAGTCAAGGCTTCGTGCCCCTTTTAATCTCTTGGTAATGCTTTTACAGCCACTGCTCGGTGCCTTTTCAGCGGGTTTTAAAACACGGCTTGAAGAGATGGCAGGGAACGCGATCGTCTTTAGTTCAGCGGTATCAACCGGTATCAATGCGCTCATCAATATAACGCTCTATCCGCTTGTCCTTTTCTTAATCGGTGTAAGAGGAGAAAGTGCGAGCCTGTTCACCAGTGAAGGTAATTTGATGATCTTCTTGGGAATCGTGATTGCAATCGTGGAAGGTGTTTATCGGTTTAAAGACGAATTCAATTCAACAGTCGAGCAACCCCGCTA is a window of Candidatus Poribacteria bacterium DNA encoding:
- a CDS encoding FHA domain-containing protein, coding for MRFWRKSRRFDISADELKKAEMLEAYTRWLKNERLSRKQKRLLKEFNSSPAFRPLKQLVDFAHYRFEERENIMPRPGSEERVRARVMAEIRGDAPETVSADGLEPQLGYSPHGMGSETTEIMQIHASLPNTDTIEQWDTEQPTAPSEELKRYDTIQTLSRLHIRFEQKDEDVYVTDLGSSETTYVDDERVETQTRVQPGATLKCGKVSFKVVNIK
- a CDS encoding DUF2851 family protein, encoding MNDAEKVEHTFKQFRELDETYKPDLDKIDEAFVQKLWNEQRFFDTNMQAIDRRTIRVLKPGIWNHNEGPDFMHAEIEIDGKLQIGDVEIHVQSSEWYDHKHHLNSRYNRVILHAVYFDDDINLRTRLQNGKRIPTLEFLKWVNADIGDLYNNAQEAASEDGICRVTGKPLNMEVLKGVFESLGRERFLEKVESMRLLRTRLEFEQLLYEGIMEALGYARNNKAMRELAQHVPFTDLDEKSELEIQATLFGVAGLLPSQREKPLPIEVTSDPSIVALEKSWYASEYAELPQRMTDARWSFTSRPVNHPVRRIAAVGQLIHRCQGSLMMYFLPTCEKTIHLEGPRSLQKIGKELRTLLTLEPTGYWETHFSFGINNPRKEALIGNARAVDIIVNKILPVIYIWAVEAESQKLQDAILRLYSASPKSTGNKIISQINEQIFTETQQLRHLKPTAKIEQGVIRLYKNYCADWLCDLCPILEHGAVLSEDS
- a CDS encoding CvpA family protein, which codes for MTKLDIGILILVALAGLSCYRAGFTRSVWGIFALGTGFATACQFWPSLARFIQKFIENPTFAKWGSIVALIIITSIIVDTLFERIQRIIEKGVLGWLNRLLGLCFGIASGGLLIAFALILLNTYAGDGFKKEIANSRFAPQLLDVGNRVWAVSKQHVQKQLDSK
- a CDS encoding tetratricopeptide repeat protein, translated to MKIFLSVSALIFLCVLPMRASASAFDFADSLFQEGDYLNAAHEYKRILFLHPDTTHIDFIAFRVAASYQNAGQLEKAIRAYQFLIDTYPDSPLVERSTNNIAQCHILLGDKERGIASLENFLAKHKSSDLAPLAHFTIGMLHIDRKEWAAASGIWNDVFLTYPESRFAEVSAKLAGIVENVDVLPRRSPTVAGVLSALVPGSGQVYSGRRVDGFYTFMSVAVLGSASVYYARKERYEVAIPVAALGLLLYGNNIYQGIQAAETFNLQHEERFRNQIQQEIRDSGLFGAISMPKDNVKLTVWHARF
- the truD gene encoding tRNA pseudouridine(13) synthase TruD; its protein translation is MTTLRKANKMFKIAPEDFIVEELPLYDPSREGTHTLFAIQKRNMSTLEAINRIARELHVPSRDFGYAGLKDKNAVTTQTLSVEGVPPERVLKIEQPAIEVLWAERHRHKLRVGHLRGNRFQITVRDLAQDHLSAIKTVMERLATGGAPNRFGAQRFGNKNDSHLIGKALIKSEWETVVRYMLTDDTPQVNGVARRMRRELARKSAEKAVICIPHRLRKLFMSAYQAYLFNRLLEKRSPHLGKLLDGDLAVKHDNGAFFLVTDANTEQRRADALEISPSGPIFGYKMRLPADDVLALETSILVDEGIRFEAFRKVMGIRLPGTRRPLRMQMHCHEVSSVDNTDIRLNFTLPAGGYATVVLDEILSDLKSSGFQAHSA
- a CDS encoding tetratricopeptide repeat protein, which encodes MSTASCLLSLIVFTISGASYAESQQYRYAEQLFESGDYQAARRAYKRFLFDQPDTQLRDVADYRIAESYYHQNLPELAERRFREFSATHPNSPLRFRSQLMLGQLHFDAEKYALARTMLFELLNRSKDVEVIAAAHYLRGWCYVHTSDWNKAITEFRRADASENNRPERKKARQLADTVLNETPLSLKSPEMAGWLSTIIPGSGQLYVGSVKEGIFAAAVTGTFIYLAADAVRERRYVDCAGISLVGWHFYWGNRTDARRLASEYNEQREQEFIEILKRQADGVLP
- a CDS encoding methyltransferase domain-containing protein, with product MDSHVTPLTDESYWTTLWDGQQHKVRHLRWAYVANRQLAELFHRALAGFKEPTLIELGCADSLWLPYLARNYESTCYGVDFSELGCQLAERNLALAGAKGTIICEDLFDFAKEQQTVFDFVYSMGLIEHFSTPKAILEEMYNLLKPGGTMLTITPNLRGMYTPIARVASPKLLATHKVIPPVGLAAVLQDTGFHVTEYGYTGGPLKLSVVDYSPWRAVIGKWGHEVLCKCVNLTDIVIGNLLAVIRVPNQQLTSPYVYALCTKPNST
- a CDS encoding SGNH/GDSL hydrolase family protein, translated to MNNLLFQSGDKVLFIGDSITDCGRRDAHAPLGHGYVRKVTELITAKYPERLITYVNKGIGGDIVEGLERRWDADVIAEEPDWLSVKIGINNASRQHGEGISTEDYLPIWEACYRRILTRAKNELNASLFLFEIFYIEEDVDMPRPLAVDAYNESIHRLAEEFGARLIPTNAAFDLAVAARPGALWTTQDGVHPNAEGHTLMALEFLKQAVW
- a CDS encoding RNA polymerase sigma factor, producing the protein MARQTTNDLSAVEDTYLATQAKAGNDAAFRQLFDKHYKWVYNKAHRMLGNYQDAEEVASDVFIKVWQKLGKWNTEQGSFQAWLNTVARNTIIDAIRKRDRIRERPLSGLPDEDEQPLSQYEDPRPGPDQEFEAAEAQRILEGALEQVTKPNHRIAWMLRHLEGYSIAEIARILNRKDGTVKIWIFRCTEELRKILIAKGIQWIY
- the thiE gene encoding thiamine phosphate synthase produces the protein MKNIGVLHVITDTTLQSRFTHVELAELAIQGGADTVQFRQKQGTTRELVATAQAMQKVCETHKVPLIVNDRADIALAIGAAGAHFGQDDMHVSIGRRILPTKAIIGASARTEEKILEAITEGADYIGFGPIYGTTSKPDAETAKGLERLRRMCDIAACPVIAIGGIGVETAGDVIRTGAHGIAVISAVCAHPEPDVATQALLNEIQGAK
- a CDS encoding tetratricopeptide repeat protein, with translation MLCIGDAHFNALPFLIEAVYLNQTSSLALLHFQQATLSYGQACYVEAIQHYLAGLKLGAAQHHYIYADLAKAYEMVGQWDKALACLDIALRLCPDSPTTLRRKARILDEKACYDTLICADDFREPPPQEFLERLQEDPTTSPQWVVNSEFFDLTCHSPMKPQTVWNIYRLIHQTRAEIGEMLGGYPIAQVPISITNTNGMTVSERSLPKWASGYYDGGIHLAYCAAGEPVLSILYALLRHEWVHLLVHHLTQGHCPMWLNEGLAQNLARPMFQSERFALEHATEKKGLLSFSTLSESFSELPTKSRKLAYIQSAAIADFLIQQFGFPKIRELLYELRNGIQTKDAVEKVFERTLAEIPLAGAC